Proteins from a genomic interval of Luteibacter pinisoli:
- a CDS encoding flavin monoamine oxidase family protein, whose protein sequence is MVIIGGGAAGIGAARRLSGHGLSVCLLEATQRIGGRGWTQDLEGIPLDMGCGWLHSAEHNAWRQIAEDEGWDIDRRPAAWDKSQPHPHFSDDEQKEAHAAFAAWHERLMASPPASDRASDALDPTSRWNGYLQAMSGFISGAPLERISAEDYNAYERAATEHNWRLFRGYGTLIASHLPLDVGCRLATPVEAIDLDGAGVRLTTPQGTLRCRAAILTASTNVLASDVMRLPGELDAWRHAATCLPLGCDEKVLFRIDGDVDLPTEQVLIADPHDPDSPVFYFRPLERPVVETFLGGSSAHRVTAEGPAAAFDHLLAALRGLLGGEAASHLRPLAASAWSASTYVRGSYSHALPTEARQRQQLARSFRERLFFAGEATHPDAFSTAHGALESGERAANEVLACLPPRGGRMI, encoded by the coding sequence GTGGTGATTATCGGCGGCGGCGCCGCGGGTATTGGCGCGGCACGACGACTTTCCGGACACGGTTTATCGGTGTGTTTGCTTGAAGCCACGCAACGTATCGGTGGCCGCGGTTGGACGCAGGACCTTGAGGGAATTCCCCTCGACATGGGTTGCGGCTGGTTGCATTCGGCGGAGCACAACGCGTGGCGGCAGATTGCCGAAGACGAAGGATGGGACATCGACCGTCGTCCTGCCGCTTGGGATAAATCGCAACCGCACCCGCACTTTTCTGACGACGAACAAAAGGAAGCGCATGCCGCCTTTGCGGCGTGGCACGAACGGCTGATGGCATCGCCACCCGCGTCTGATCGTGCCTCCGATGCGCTTGATCCCACCAGCCGATGGAATGGTTACCTGCAGGCGATGAGCGGCTTCATCAGCGGCGCGCCACTCGAACGCATATCCGCCGAGGACTACAACGCGTACGAGCGCGCGGCCACCGAGCACAACTGGCGCCTCTTCCGCGGCTACGGCACGCTCATCGCATCCCACCTGCCACTCGATGTTGGCTGTCGTCTGGCCACACCGGTGGAAGCGATCGACCTGGACGGCGCAGGTGTCCGGCTGACCACGCCCCAAGGCACGCTGCGTTGCCGCGCCGCCATCCTCACGGCATCCACCAACGTGCTGGCCAGCGACGTCATGCGCCTGCCTGGTGAACTCGATGCCTGGCGCCATGCCGCGACCTGCCTGCCATTGGGCTGCGACGAGAAGGTGCTGTTCCGCATTGATGGTGACGTCGACCTGCCCACGGAGCAGGTGCTGATCGCCGACCCGCACGATCCCGACAGCCCCGTCTTCTATTTCCGTCCGCTCGAACGCCCCGTGGTCGAGACTTTCCTGGGTGGGAGCAGCGCGCACCGCGTTACCGCCGAAGGGCCCGCGGCGGCATTCGACCACCTCCTGGCCGCACTCCGTGGCCTGCTCGGCGGCGAGGCGGCGAGCCACCTGCGCCCCCTCGCCGCGTCGGCCTGGAGCGCCTCGACCTACGTCCGCGGCTCCTACAGCCATGCCCTGCCCACCGAAGCCCGCCAGCGCCAGCAGCTGGCCCGGTCGTTTCGTGAACGCCTGTTCTTCGCCGGTGAAGCCACCCACCCGGATGCCTTTTCCACCGCCCATGGCGCCCTGGAGAGCGGCGAGCGGGCTGCCAATGAAGTGTTGGCTTGCCTGCCACCCCGTGGTGGGCGGATGATCTGA
- a CDS encoding metal/formaldehyde-sensitive transcriptional repressor has translation MSHISQNKSRVITRVRRLRGQLDALERALEGEADCLDVLTQAAAIRGASQGLMVELLGDHLRQHVVAEDDASVRDAEAEQVLQLVKRYLG, from the coding sequence ATGTCCCATATCAGCCAGAACAAAAGCCGGGTCATCACACGGGTCCGCCGCCTCCGTGGCCAGCTGGATGCCCTCGAGCGGGCGCTCGAAGGCGAGGCCGACTGCCTCGACGTGCTTACCCAGGCGGCGGCCATCCGTGGCGCGTCGCAGGGGCTGATGGTGGAGCTCCTGGGTGATCATCTGCGGCAGCATGTGGTGGCAGAGGATGACGCGTCGGTGCGTGACGCAGAGGCTGAACAGGTGCTGCAGCTGGTGAAGCGCTATCTGGGCTGA
- the dmeF gene encoding CDF family Co(II)/Ni(II) efflux transporter DmeF, which yields MSIDQAAPAFVHSHAFNEGNPLAERNTRRAVYLTAAMMVIEIAGGWYYNSMALLADGWHMSSHALALGLSAFAYACARRFATDPRFAFGTWKIEILGGYSSAILLLAVAGLMAFQSFERLLNPLPIHYEQAIAIAVVGLGVNLVCAWLLRDQHDHHHHGHGHDHHHAPHAHDDHHGHHHDLNLRSAYIHVLADAATSVLAIVALAAGMFWGVRWLDPVMGLAGAVLVTVWAWGLLRDTGRVLLDAEMDAPVVAEIREVIAEDSHDALITDLHVWRVGKGKYAVVLSLVTDAPVDASYYRDALAIHDELVHVTVEVNRVGARSN from the coding sequence ATGTCCATTGACCAGGCCGCGCCGGCCTTTGTCCACAGCCATGCCTTCAATGAAGGCAACCCGCTGGCGGAGCGCAATACGCGCCGTGCCGTGTATCTCACGGCGGCCATGATGGTGATCGAGATCGCCGGCGGCTGGTATTACAACTCCATGGCACTCCTGGCCGACGGCTGGCATATGAGCTCGCATGCGCTGGCGCTGGGTCTGTCCGCATTTGCCTATGCGTGCGCCCGTCGATTCGCGACCGATCCGCGCTTTGCGTTCGGTACCTGGAAGATTGAGATCCTCGGCGGTTACTCCTCGGCGATCCTCCTGTTGGCCGTCGCGGGCCTGATGGCCTTTCAGTCGTTCGAGCGCCTGCTCAATCCCTTGCCCATCCACTACGAGCAGGCGATTGCGATTGCCGTCGTGGGCCTTGGCGTCAATCTCGTCTGCGCCTGGCTGCTTCGTGACCAGCACGATCACCACCATCATGGCCACGGACACGACCACCACCACGCGCCGCATGCACATGACGACCATCACGGCCACCACCACGACCTGAATCTTCGCTCCGCCTACATCCACGTGCTGGCCGACGCCGCCACGTCGGTGCTCGCCATCGTCGCGCTCGCTGCAGGCATGTTCTGGGGCGTGCGCTGGCTCGACCCGGTGATGGGCCTGGCGGGCGCCGTACTGGTGACCGTGTGGGCCTGGGGCTTGCTGCGCGACACAGGGCGTGTGCTGCTCGATGCCGAAATGGATGCGCCCGTCGTCGCGGAGATCCGCGAAGTGATCGCGGAAGACTCCCACGACGCGTTGATCACCGACCTGCACGTATGGCGCGTTGGCAAGGGCAAGTACGCGGTGGTGCTGAGTCTCGTGACGGACGCTCCTGTGGATGCGTCGTACTACCGCGATGCTTTGGCTATCCACGATGAGCTCGTGCACGTCACCGTCGAGGTCAACAGGGTTGGTGCGCGAAGCAATTAG
- a CDS encoding SDH family Clp fold serine proteinase: MPNWNETLAELDGDGESRFDRLRKKYLTKLADHTGRNVLVYYSAWLQQNDSWVTDLGICDADKAGFMTCSHGVRRDRGLDIILHTPGGDLAATEAIIDYLHSMYDGDIRALVPQLAMSGGTLMALSCKEIIMGRQSSLGPVDPQISGFPAQGVIEEFARAGREVSEDPSTIPLWSAILGKYWPTLLTSCEHASTWSDELLRGYLSKCMFAGDDPIARARKLDQVSDLLGKHSTSRNHARHISPERAAAAGLHITALEDDQTLQDLVLTLHHGLSHTFASTDTAKIIANDSGTTYTLSMPVH; encoded by the coding sequence ATGCCAAACTGGAACGAAACACTCGCCGAGCTTGATGGTGACGGCGAAAGTCGGTTCGACCGACTACGGAAAAAGTACCTGACGAAACTCGCAGACCATACCGGTCGGAACGTACTGGTGTACTACTCGGCCTGGCTCCAGCAGAACGATTCCTGGGTGACAGATCTCGGCATCTGTGACGCTGACAAGGCAGGTTTCATGACTTGCTCGCATGGCGTTCGGCGCGACCGCGGTCTCGATATCATTTTGCATACACCCGGTGGAGACCTCGCCGCTACCGAGGCGATCATCGACTACCTGCACTCCATGTACGACGGCGACATCCGCGCCTTGGTGCCGCAGCTAGCCATGTCCGGCGGGACGCTGATGGCCCTGTCGTGCAAGGAGATCATCATGGGTCGGCAGTCCAGCCTTGGGCCGGTTGATCCGCAGATCTCCGGTTTCCCCGCTCAGGGCGTGATCGAGGAATTCGCGCGAGCAGGACGTGAGGTCAGCGAGGACCCGTCAACGATTCCGCTTTGGTCTGCCATCCTCGGGAAATACTGGCCAACGTTGCTTACGTCTTGCGAGCACGCGTCGACCTGGTCCGATGAGTTGCTGCGCGGCTATCTCTCTAAGTGCATGTTTGCTGGAGACGACCCCATCGCACGCGCTCGGAAGCTTGACCAGGTGTCTGATTTGCTGGGAAAACACTCAACGTCCCGCAATCACGCGCGGCACATTTCTCCTGAAAGAGCGGCGGCGGCAGGTCTGCACATCACCGCCCTGGAGGACGACCAGACGCTTCAAGATCTAGTGCTGACGCTTCATCACGGCCTATCGCACACGTTCGCCAGCACCGATACGGCAAAGATCATCGCTAACGACAGCGGAACGACCTACACGTTGTCCATGCCGGTCCACTGA